The genomic DNA TATACTCTGTGTTTGAGCTTGGGTCCGGGAGTAAATTAAATTTATCCAAATATAAGGGTTTGTGGCTTGGGGATTGGAACGGCCGTCTTGACCCTCCAATTTCCCTGGAGTGGATGTCTCGTATGATCAAGGTTTTGGGTGGGTTTATCGATCTTGGCGAGGTGGAGGAAGCCAATTGGCGTCGGCGGATCAATGCGATGGATAACACCCTTAATTCGTGGTGTCAACACCACCTATCTTATCATGGCAGATCGCTTGTTCTCAATGCATTGGCCCTTTCCTGAATCTGGTATGTGGCGTCTCTAGTCCACATGCCCTACTGGGTTCTGCATGAATTAAACACTTTGACTTTTACGTTTTTTTGGAAGGGCAAAAGGGACTTGGTTGCTCGGAATGTAGTTTGTCAACCTTCCCTTCTTGGTGGATTTTCTGTTGTCTCCATTAAGCATAAAGTTTGGGCACTCCATGTGCACTGGGCCAGGCGTCTCGTTACATGCCCGGCCTCATGGGTCCattttttgtacttttatttttggGATTATCTTGGTGCGTCTCCTCTGGATGTCCTTTCTCGGCCTGCTGCCTTTGACCCTAGCCCCCTGCCTCCTTTCTATCGCTCTTTCCTCTCTGCTTGGCGTGCTGCGGATGGTGGAATTTCTGCTTGCCATGGCTCCCTCGCCATTGGAGTTTCTTCTGGCCTGTCTGTATCTCCGGTTTGTGCTGTTTCCACAAAGTCGGTTTACACCTTTTTGTTGTCTGAAAATATTTCTGTCCCTCATTGTGTTGTGAAGTTCGCTCCTATTTTTGGTCCTTTATATTGGTCGTACActtggcaccagttgtttttgttcgatgTCGATCGCCCTGTTATTGATTTAGCCTGGAAAACTGCACATGGGGTTCTCTACACTGCTGATCGTCTTTCTTCCTTTGGTTACTGCCTTCACTTATTGTGTTTTTGTAATTCTGCTCCCGAAACTATTGATCATCTCTTTTTCGAATGCCCTCTTGCTCAGTCTGTTCTTTCATGGCTTCAGTCTCTTATGTTTCAGTGGTCTTGGGCTGCTCTGTCTTTATTGGCTCATCATGTGCGCTTTGGCTTTAATTCTGGCGAGTTTTCTAATACTCCAAGAGTTTTCGTTTATATTTTGAATGTGTGTAAGTTTTTCCTCTGGCTGCCTCCCAACGATTTTCGTTTTCGTAATGTCCGTTGTAATGCTGTCGATGTGTTAGCAAACGTCCGTGCACGTGTTCGGTTTCACCTTCCGATCTTTTTCAAACGTTTTCGTTCTCCTCATCGCCGCCGCTTTTTTGTTCGTCAGTGGGGCGCCTGTAACATTGTTGCTTCATTAGTCAATGGTGACCTTCTTGTTCATGTATAGTTTCTCATTCTTGTAAAAAGGACTTGTTCCCGTTGTTGTTTTGTCATTGCGCTTGTCTAATGTGAACTACCACACTGGAGTGTTATTCAAACGAGGCGTCTCCAGTGTGTGGTTCCTTTGTTTCCTGTTGCTGTCCTGTGATGTTGTTTGTAAGGGAGGCGGGGTTCACTACCCTGGTGATTTAGACGTGCATGTAGCACTCTTCCTGAGGCACGTTATTTAATGTTGCATGTGTTAAATGGGGTGGCTCGGTATTGCACTTTGCCGCGTCCATCCGcctcaaaacaaaaaaaaaaaccttacctgacgcgggaggcactgtgatcagggaggcagtcctctcaaggtgaggctctttcattgcacttcgattgggttgacccttgcgattaccccaaatgtgggtaactcaagcgtataatttctggtagtggggacctgcattcgcgctagtccccgcaccaaaccccggtggcaaagttggctaatgggaaggtttgttggtatcGTTTCAGGcaggcagggaaggagatgcagTGGTGGTGTAAATTCTGAAATTCTAGGTGAATGTTCCACACTTGgagcactgcaaaactgtgattttatttctttcattcttggccgtagagagagcgagactACGAGCATCGATTAGCGGCACTTCCATcaatagacgagtgagacaagaaaatgccagcgggtcgagctcttatcctcgtgcatcgtttggAAAACATAAGTGGATGTGTGTGTGTACTGCTCAATTGCCCAGCTATATGCGTGACAGATTTCTTTTGccttgtgttatgttgcgttctggagagcccgttttgcatggagtaactgaggacccgccataTCAGTTGgtgttacatttctgtggccaacactttgtgatTTATCTATGTTATCAGTAAATTgaattgttatcataaaaagtaaatcttttatgctcaggatagtgtcttatccaCCCTTTGAGTACCTACTGTCTTGGCGTCAGCGATCATTATCTCATCCATGTTCCCCGGTGGGTCAGTGTCGAATTAAATacgttaatttttaaatttttctggAGAGGTAAGCAGGACTTGGTCGCTTGTCGTGTTGTGGTTCAGCCTTCTTGtttgggtgggttttctgtcgTGGATGTTCAGTGCAAGGTTATGGCTCTTCATGTTCAGTGGGTTcgttgttttgtttcttctctGTCTTCTTGGGTCTCTTTCatggttttttggttctctTCTTGGTTTGCCGCTCCTCCACATCTCGTTTTTTCTGCTGCACTTTGTTTTTTGCTGGATTCTCTACCTCCATTCTATCGTTCTCTGTTGACTGCCTGGCAGGCGTGTAAAGGATCCCTTACTGAGTCTTCTTTGGGTATTGGTTTGGGTATTGATTTTTGTCCTGTTTCTACTATGTCTACGAAGTctgcttatttgtttcttttgtctgaAAATGCTGTTTCTCCTCATTGTGAGGAGAaattctttcctttgtttggttcTCTCTCTTGGTCTTGTACTTGgcgtcagcttttctttttagatttggATCGTCCCGTTATTGATTTATGTTGGAAAGTTTCTCATGGGGTCCTTTACACAGCCGGGAGGCTTGCTGGATTTGGGTATGCTCTTTCTATGGCTTGCTTTTGTTCTGCCCCTGCCGAGTCTCTTCAACATTTGTTCTTTCACTGTTCTCTGGctgtcagtgttttgtcgtGGCTTCAATCTCTTACCAAGGTACGAACGTCGATGGAGGACCACTGGACTTCCTTCTGACAAGCAGAAATTTCTAAGCAATGTGCTGTGGTAAACAAGATGCTGTTTTTATCTAAACAGCAGTATTTTAACAGTGTAGTTGCTGATAATGAGAATGACCAACACTTTCTTTTCAAAACTGTTTCTAATTTGCTCTATCCTAAACAGAGCCCACAGTATCCTCCTAGTTCCGATGATACTTGCCTGGCTAAttcttttattcagtttttcaCTGATAAAATAAAGGGCATTAGACAGGGTTTTTCAGCTGTTCCTGACACAGTTCTATCGCAATTAGATATAGTCACCTGCTCATctgctttttgttgttttaaggcAGTGAGCGAAGATGATGTTTCACACCTAATAGGGTCGTCAGTGAAATCGTGCAGTCTTGATCCAATTCCTGCCTCTCTTTTGTTTAAGTGTCTGGATTCTTGTTTACCTACTTTGGTGAGAATTATCAACCTTTCTCTCTCTAAAGGTGTGTTTCCTGATTCTCTTAAAGTGGCCAAACTCACTCCTATTCTTAAAAAAGCTAATGCTGATCATGaagttttttcaaatttccgtCCTGTTTCAAATCTTCAGTTTTTATCTAAACTGATTGAAAAGGCTGTTGCATATCAGCTTAATTGTTATCTTGCTGAACATGATCTTCATGATTTGTTTCAGTCGGCGTATAAAGCTATGCACAGCACTGAAACGGCTTTGGTACGTATCCACAACGACATCCTTCAATCTGTTGATGCTGGCAACTGTGTCATTCAGATTTTCCTTGATATGTCAGCTGCGTTTGATACAGTTGTTCATGATGTCTTACTTGATAGACTTGCTAATCGTTTTGGTGTCAGGGATGTTGTTCTAAGCTGGTTTAGTTCGTACCTCACGAATAGGAAGCAATTCGTTGGTATCAATGAGTCTTCCTCGTGCCTTGTCAACCTTGAGGTTGGGAGTGCCACAGGGCTCAGTACTAGGGCCTCTTCTTTACTTGCTCTCTACTTCTCCATTAGCTGACGTTGTTAAGCGTCATAATGTTAGTTATCATTTTTACGCTAATGATTCTCAGTTGTATTTGTCGTTTAAGGGTAACCAACAGCTTGCACAATCGAGACAGTCTTTGGAGCAATGTCTCACTGACATTTCATCGTGGATGCTTGCTAATGGTTTGAAGCTAAATCATGATAAGACAGAGCTGATGTGCATCCACTCTAGGTTTCTTAGTCGCCCTCCATTAGATGAGGTCGTAGTTTGTGGTGAAACTATTGTCCCTTGTACTTCTGCTGTTAATTTGGGAATAGTTTTTTCGATGAATGCATGACTGGGGAACTTCAAGTCAGCAAGATTTGCAAGTCGTCTTACTTTCACTTAAGAAATCTGTTTTCTATTAGAAAATATCTTACTAGTAATGCGGCTCACACTATTGTTCACGCTTTCATTTCTTCCATACTCGATTACTGTAATGCTCTTCTTTATGGGCTCCCTAAATATCTTGCTGACAGGCTACAGCACGTTCGGAATTCTGCTGCTCGTGGTGTTACTTTTACAGGGAAGTTTGATCACATCACCCCTGTGTTGATTGATCTTCATTGGCTTCCTGTATACTATAGGGTTATCTTCAAGTTGCTTTTGCTCACTTACAAGGCCTTAAATGGTCTGGCTCCTTGCTATCTGTCTGATCTTCTTTCTTATCGTTCCTCTTGCTACTCTCTTCGCTCTGCTACAAATAAACTTCTTGTTGAACCTAGAGCTAAGCTCACCACTTATGGTTTTCGGTCCTTTTCTTTTGCTGCTCCGAGACTTTGGAATGGGTTACCTTTGAATATTCGTTCTTGCTCCCCAGTTGCTAGTTTTAAAAGcagactcaaaacgtttctttttacattatttcttgataataagaaatttaattagtgatttgattctttttaatcattttcgttttttatcGCCTGGtttgatatttctttcatcatttgattttatcattatcatttcaataattgttgtttgaaataataagaATATTTTTATAGATCGTTTTTagaattaataatatttattgtatagTAATATTCCATAGAATTTAGTGTTTTTAAAtcgtttttattaaaattactgTAAATTGTAGATTGTAAAGCGCCATGGACAGCGATACATGGAtatgagcgctatataaataaagttattaagGTATTAGTTATGTTCTTGGCTTCTCCTCTTTGTCCTTCTATCTTGGTTCGTCATGCGCTTTTTGGTTTCTCGGCTGATGAGTTGTCTGTGGTTCCTCGGGTTTTTGTTTATATGTTGAATGTCTGCAAGTTTTGTATTTGGGGGGCTCGGAATGATTTTCGTTTTAGTGGTGTTCGTCCCTTGGCTGTTGATGTTATGGAGCGTGTGAAGTCTCGGGTTCGCTTTAATCTCCCTTTGTTTTTCCTTCGTTTCCGGTCTGACCGCCATTGTCGTTATTTTGTTCATCAGTGGGGTGCTCGTGGTGTGGTAGCTTTGTTAATAAATGATGCTTTGGTGGTTCATATTTAAGTTCTGGTTTTGTGTTGTGTTTGCATGCCCTGGCCGTTTTTTCTGGGGTGAACCAATGTCTTGGCGTTGGGTGAGTCGGTTGACAGGCGGCCTTTTATTGGTCGCTTTTCACCCTTGTGCTGGGTCctgcttgttttggtttgtccAGGTGGTTTTGAGTCCTTTTTAGTCGAATTGTCATTTGGGAGTTTAAGTCAGGCGAGGCATCTCCTAGCTGCAATTCCTCGTTTGTCTGTTTGTCTTTTCTTATTTGTTGGAAGGgacggggttcgattccccggcgAAGTTGGCGTGTTGGTGCACCCCCGTTTGAGGTGAACCGTTGTGTTTGACAGATTCGTCATTATGTCTGGCggccattgcactcaccctaccggggggccagccattcgccttaaacataaaaaaacttACCTGAACGCGGGTTTGGCCGTGTGGTAAGGTCTTTGTTgtagtttttctttgtctttttggttttcttttttcggtGACCCTCCCGGGGACTAATGCTCCGTGTTCTGCGGTTACCCGGGGTAAGGcaagtcttttttgtttttttcttttcctcgcTTCCAGGGCTCTTTGAGTCcgtcttttgtttcatttggtacttCATTTCGTACGTCTTTGGTGTGTCCTTCTTGGTTTCTTGTGTGGTTTGAGAATTTTCTGGTGTGTTTTTTGCTTTGTGGTTGCCTCTTAAGCAAGTTTTTTAAGGGCTTAATTGGGTTTTTGGCTTATACAATTTAATTACTGTGATATTAAATTGTTAATACATCAGTTACTTACTCTTTGCGTGGTTTCCCTTTGAGCGTTTTGTTTCAAGAGGTTGCTTTCTTGGTTGTTCGAATAATTTGTGTGGCCCTTATAAATTAGTGTGGACTGTATAAAATATTCGACCTTATATATAAATACTTGATAACCTACTTCTTGGGCAAGTGGCTGTTTAATATATATCTAATAGTTGTGAATTTACTATCCATATTGGTTATCcataattgtttgtttgttgtattATCCTACATCTTACTATTTAAGTGAGATAATATTGGAATTAGTGTGATTTATAGTGCTGAAAACTATTTTTACTAGTGGTCCTTTAGCAGCTGCTTAAGGTTGAATATTAAATTAGTTTAACATATTCTACTGTAATTGGTTGACTTTAAAAACATATTTTCATAATGGTTCCGCACAATACGCGCACTATTATCATTAAGTCCGGGTTCCCGGCTGGGACTTCCCATGCCAGGGTCGCCGGCATCATTGCTGACTCTCTGGCTGGCCTGGTGGATTCAATCCAGGTCTGTCCAGGGGGTATCAGCCGCATTTCTTTTATTGACCCTGGCTACAAAAAGACCTATGAGGAGGCCAGGTTTATCTCTTTCGGTGACGTCCGTTGTGACGTTGTTGTCTCGACTACCATCACGTTTGTCATGGTCTATTTGCTCCCGTTTAAGGGGGATAATGGCCGGGTTAGGGAAGCTTTGAAATTTTTTGGGGATATAAAGGAAGTTCGTCACCAGTGGTGGTCGAATGTCCCTGGGGTGTATACGGGTACTCGCCTTGTGCGCATGGTGCGCAAGCATGACATTCCTAGGAACATAGTTATTGATGGGGTGAATTGTCGTGTTTGGTATAAGGGGCAGCCCCTTGTTTGCCTGAAGGGCAAATGTAAGCGGTGTCATGAGGCTAAGCATTTTGTCCGCAATTGTCCGAAGCCTGCGTGGAACGTGCCTGGTAGGCCGAAGACGGAAAATGATGGCAATAATGATGACAATACTGATGCTAATGAGAATGGAAATAatgacgataacgataatgGAAACGATAATGCTGCTGATGGTGTGGTTGTGGCTGTCCCAGTTGTGCCCATTACTTCTTCCCCTGCGGCCTTGGAAAATGCGTTTCTTTCGCAGTGTTCCATAATGGTTTTGGATGCGGGTGTGCCTGTGTCTTCTGGTCCGGAGGCTATGGATGCCCAGGACAATGAGCTGGACGAATTGAATAGCCAGTCTATGTGTGTCAGTGGGTCGGGTGGGGTTGGGGAGAGGGTTCTGGATACCTCTCCCAGCAACAGTGTTTTGGGGGCTTTCACCGGTCAGGCCGGTGAATCTCAGGAGGAGGCAATGGAATCCTCCCCTACTTTATCTCCCCTTTCGGGGTCTGTTTTGAGTGAGACACCTACGTCGGGTGATTCTTGTGTTGGGGGCTCGGCTGGTGACGGTTCAGCCTCTTTGAATTCGGATTCTAGGCCTTTGCGGTCGAGAATCGCGGTCAAGGTTACGCGTGGTGGTTCGGGGGAGTTGCTGCCCCCTCTTGTGTCCAAGGAGGATACAGTGGCCATGGTGCAAAAGTTGAAGGCGGCCCTGCCGTCTTCAGCTGATGATCTTGGTTCAGGGTGGGTTGGGGACTCTTCCCAGCCCTAGCGTCCGTTTACCGTTCCTTCTCTTCTCCGGGTCAGTACTCGTTATGGCTCGGGGATGGCTCTCTGTGCGACCTCTTGTTTGCGGCCCCGTTCCGGGGATGAGAGGCCTCCTCTAAGCCCAGATCCTCATAGGTTCCGTCGTCGTACTTCCTCGCCCAGCCCTGCTAGGCGCCGTTAATTTTACCGTTGTCTCGCcaccttttgtttttcatttctccagTGGTTGTCCCATCTCTCTCCTTCGGTAGTTTGTCTACAGGAGACCCACGCCGTCTGTAATGATGATcttctttcttggttttctcggTTTGGTTATTTGTGTGCTGGTTCTTTTGGTACAAATCATTCTCGTGGTGTGGTTGTTTTGTATCGTTTGGTTTTGCAGTGTCGGTCTGTTGTTTGCAAGTTTGAGGGTCGGTTTGTTTTGGTTGAGATTTGTCTTCGTGGTTCTGTTTTCAATGTTGCTTTCATTTATGCTCTTAACCATAATCCTGATCATGACGCTTTTTTGGTTCGTTGTGTTGACTCTATTGATCCTGCTGTTCCTACTCTTTTGTGCGGCGATTTCAACACGGTCCTGGACTGTGTTCGGGATCGCCGTGGGTCTTGTCCTTTTGATGTCTCTCGGGAAAGTTATGCGTTGTTGATGGCTATGTTTCCGGCCCAATGGGGCCCTTGCATTGCACATTGACCTCATCGGTTCTCCGTACGGTTGGGTGCCTTATGTGTCTTCTGTAGACATTCTGCCGTGTCCTTTTTCCGATCATTGTGCTATTTCTTTCTGATGGGCTCTCCCCAGCTCCATTCCTCCGGGTCCGGGGTTGTGGAAGCTCAATCGAGGAggaagtgtggcccagtggttagggcgcttgccttgagatccggagaccccgggttcaagacacactctgaccactcgttgaatttgatcctggtagtccctggttcaacttctcagctgcacttgtaaatagccaactggtttgcctctggccagttgggattcttaacagttgttgttgttctgtttcgtcgtttcgttgtgtttcattggc from Montipora foliosa isolate CH-2021 chromosome 7, ASM3666993v2, whole genome shotgun sequence includes the following:
- the LOC138011237 gene encoding uncharacterized protein, coding for MPYWVLHELNTLTFTFFWKGKRDLVARNVVCQPSLLGGFSVVSIKHKVWALHVHWARRLVTCPASWVHFLYFYFWDYLGASPLDVLSRPAAFDPSPLPPFYRSFLSAWRAADGGISACHGSLAIGVSSGLSVSPVCAVSTKSVYTFLLSENISVPHCVVKFAPIFGPLYWSYTWHQLFLFDVDRPVIDLAWKTAHGVLYTADRLSSFGYCLHLLCFCNSAPETIDHLFFECPLAQSVLSWLQSLMFQWSWAALSLLAHHVRFGFNSGEFSNTPRVFVYILNVCKFFLWLPPNDFRFRNVRCNAVDVLANVRARVRFHLPIFFKRFRSPHRRRFFVRQWGACNIVASLVNGDLLVHV
- the LOC138011238 gene encoding uncharacterized protein — protein: MLFLSKQQYFNSVVADNENDQHFLFKTVSNLLYPKQSPQYPPSSDDTCLANSFIQFFTDKIKGIRQGFSAVPDTVLSQLDIVTCSSAFCCFKAVSEDDVSHLIGSSVKSCSLDPIPASLLFKCLDSCLPTLVRIINLSLSKGVFPDSLKVAKLTPILKKANADHEVFSNFRPVSNLQFLSKLIEKAVAYQLNCYLAEHDLHDLFQSAYKAMHSTETALVRIHNDILQSVDAGNCVIQIFLDMSAAFDTVVHDVLLDRLANRFGVRDVVLSWFSSYLTNRKQFVGINESSSCLVNLEGNQQLAQSRQSLEQCLTDISSWMLANGLKLNHDKTELMCIHSRFLSRPPLDEVVVCGETIVPCTSAVNLGIVFSMNA